The Magallana gigas chromosome 6, xbMagGiga1.1, whole genome shotgun sequence genome includes the window TAAACGTTATAAAATTGTAGAAGAAGTCTAAAttcgttatttattttttttcaaattctgaaaatatagatgttaaagtatttaaatatatgttagaTGTAAAGTTCTTATAATGAAATCATATACGTTCTCTTTATAAACCTGTAAATGTTGCACATTGTTTCATCTAAAGTGATTACTTGTAACGGTGACTCATACTGATAGCTAgagattaaaagaaaattacatgtacatgtaatttatcatTGGACcttgatatgtaaatgtaattacattttttgtgtTAATCATGAGGACTAATTTAATTCGGGTAAATGATATAATCTGTTGTGTACATCAATGGGTAATACCTACATATAATTGCTCCATTTAGATACAATGATCCTGTGTTTCAGTTTAAAGTGTTTGTCACTAAACTTAAATTGTCAAGTTAGACATACAATTTCAACTTATTTACGTCCTTCTAAAACTCTTTAATATTTCTATAGCAAAATATTATGTGCGTTTTTATGTTCATACTAAACAGTGATGAactattaaaatgtttattatcgTATTTCCAAGTTATTTTCAaactttcttatttttttctctctgatTTCGAAAACTCTGATCGAATTCCTTATTTTCCTCACTTGTAccctttttatcaatttattttttcaaaatttcaaaataatacacCCCTTCCTCTGTCCCCCACATGCATAATGTCGCATGATAACAATCGGTCTTCATTTTTAGAAATGACCTTGAGGAGGTCAGTGTAGTGACCTTGATAGTTGATGAGCCCGTCCCAGTCGGCGTCCGCCTCCCAGGTATTCTCCTCCACCTTTTTCGTCCGTCAGCTTCTCCCCCAGGTTCGTCATCAAAAGTCGGAGGTCGCGTACTTGAATGAGTCCTGTGTTGTCCCTGTTTAGCACTTTTAACGCTGATATCATCTCCTCTTTAGAGTCCGTATCTTTCATTTTCTTGCCCATCATTTGAGGAAACTCGTCAAAATCGATTGTTCCGTTTCCTGTTTGAAACGTTATCGTGATAAAAAGCAAGCATTCACtttaatttaatacatattCACTTGATAAAGTGAAATTGTTTCGCATTACTTTCACTTGGTTTTTGAATGCAAGAATAATATGCACTGAACATGAACACACTGAATGTAAAAATTTCGAAGTTAAACTCACGCGAGACACGATTTACCCGTATAACCACCAAAAACTCTTTTTCTAAAAGTAtagtaatttaaaatttaccattttaTAAATAACCGTTTCATTCCAACGAGCACATGTAATAGTAGTAATTTTAACTAAGTTATACGTGATTTTACCGCCAACATCGACTTCCTGTTTCATTTCCTGTAGTTCCGACTCCGTGGGGTTCTGACCCAGTGACCTCATAACGGTCCCCAACTCTTTGGTTTTGATGATCTTGTCCCCATCCTTGTCAAAAAGTCTGAAATCTTCCTTGAATTCTGTAAAACTAAAATGATATTCATCcgtatgcatgcatgtattgttgcctttttttataaaatgggaGATCCAAATATTTATTCATGAATACCTAAGATTTGCTCCTTTGATAATTCTGAAACCAAATCCTACAAAAGGTGAATTCATTATAACTATAAACTTACTtatattatcataaatcataacgattttcttatatataaagGGTTAATAGTGATCATGATGCAATTATGCCTGACGACTTGAAAATGATAATGATGAGAATGTGACTTTTCCCCATTaatttacagaaatattttatgaataataggatgtaaatttttcttttggtaGGTATGACATAACAAGCTATGGCTgcataacaatttttaaaatattttaaaaactgatataGGTGGAGTTTCCTTTTCTGTGctgtaaataaatttttgaacagGCTCTGTTGTTACCCTTTTATGGAAATAATCGGTAAGTGATCAATACATCCTCAATTGACATTATTTTTAGTGACCAAGGAACTTTATAATAGATTTCGGTCCACTTCTTTCTTATATTTCTGGAATCACACACAACAGGAACCTATTGGCAACATCAGCTGCAACTTGTTATGGCAGAATATTTTCAAGATAATCAATCAAAGTtccgaagaactgacgggagttgattttatcgatgtttatttattttaaaatcaatgatatgttattttcaagtacaggtagtttctaatctgtatttgaattacgcacatttttataatatgaattttcggcctttttcgacacaagaatgttgataaaaccccatatgaatcatgttaagtaatatttaaagatagaataaattcaatcaaactatgtatcagtgatagaaatatttctggaa containing:
- the LOC117680526 gene encoding LOW QUALITY PROTEIN: uncharacterized protein (The sequence of the model RefSeq protein was modified relative to this genomic sequence to represent the inferred CDS: deleted 1 base in 1 codon), yielding MRSLGQNPTESELQEMKQEVDVGGNGTIDFDEFPQMMGKKMKDTDSKEEMISALKVLNRDNTGLIQVRDLRLLMTNLGEKLTDEKVEENTWEADADWDGLINYQGHYTDLLKVISKNEDRLLSCDIMHVGDRGRGVLF